GTGATTTTCTTTGCCCATCTTTTGGCCTTCCATTATAAACTTGACCAGAGGGATACTGATGTTCTTAGAAATGCAGCTAGTCTTCACGATACAAAAAGGGTGAACGATGGTTGGGATACAGAACACGGTCACAGGGCCGCCTTAGAATCAATTTCTTATTCCTATGCAGATAAGGCTGACGATGGGGTTATCCAAGCTGTTATTGCTGCCCATTCTACAGATGATAAGATAATGGATGAGACAATTAGGGAATTTATAAAAGATGGTGATGATTTTGAGAGGACAAAGAGACTTGCCAAGCTTTTTAAGGATGCAGATGGGCTCGATAGGGTAAGGATTAACCACCTTGACCCAGCTTATTTGAGAAATGACTTCTCAAAGGACTTGGTTGACTTTGCCTATGATCTATATGACCGCTTTTAGCTATTGACTTTTTATACAAAAAATTATAAAATTGTAGTGTATAAGGAGATTTATATGCTAAAAAGACAAAAAGCATATCTCGCTTCTATATTTTTAGGCTTGGGCCTCTTATTTCCAAAGACCGCCCTTGCGGATTCTG
This genomic window from Anaerococcus murdochii contains:
- a CDS encoding HD domain-containing protein gives rise to the protein MKIIDILENEAWVRSYPFIDDFVKSDYFKILKDSYQRLNRDILFDSHIHGQDHIERVIFFAHLLAFHYKLDQRDTDVLRNAASLHDTKRVNDGWDTEHGHRAALESISYSYADKADDGVIQAVIAAHSTDDKIMDETIREFIKDGDDFERTKRLAKLFKDADGLDRVRINHLDPAYLRNDFSKDLVDFAYDLYDRF